A genomic segment from Enoplosus armatus isolate fEnoArm2 chromosome 12, fEnoArm2.hap1, whole genome shotgun sequence encodes:
- the col21a1 gene encoding collagen alpha-1(XXI) chain isoform X3, whose product MRGLTGIHTRAWTLTGCRTAPCDLVFILDGSWSVEDVSFEIVKRWLVNITTSFNIGQKFTQVGVVQYSDDPVLEIPLGKYSSNKDLIKAMESIEYMGGNTRTGTAIKFATDKLFGLSERGPLGISRIAVVLTDGKSQDEVLKAAEAARKKGVILFAIGVGSETEDAELRDIANKPFSTYVFSVEDYKGISRIIQVIRQKLCEETVCPARIPVDSRDEKGFDILLHLNLAKKAKKTQGAFYGSKAYEVTSRVDLSEATRNLFPDGLPPSYVFVATLRYKGSVAIEEWDVWRIQTRDGKPQMAVTLNGLDRTVMFTTTSEAPSGTQTVTFSQQTARKLFDEKWHQLRLLVTEEDVTLYVDDLEIESLSLEPPVGIFINGKTQVGKYVRKETTVPFEIQKLRIYCDPEQNTRETACEIPGVCSNSPDYSEPTQEPCVCPPGPPGLPGIKGEQGSTGKPGQLGPVGADGKPGIPGSRGSPGVPGPPGVEGPRGSDGYKGEQGRPGVSGERGMPGLPGSPGQPGEKGSIGSPGITGLQGIAGQVGEKGSMGPSGPPGYPGEPGLPGRDGKDGFPGRRGQKGEAGASGIPGADGREGHPGMPGLPGIAGLNGQKGEAGLPGPRGFKGSTGPPGEMGLPGAPGLKGPNGSKGNKGESGNPGIRGTPGPAGSAGEPGRAGQPGHPGMPGLKGSKGQRGNPGERGETGMNGEKGEHGRSGEHGSPGPLGLKGEKGTAGDPGQRGQEGQGGRPGQSGQSGPPGPRGLQGDTGPPGPPGPEGRSASEMSDNHIRQICREILQSELPSLLLVNQQSSCARCQSRPGSPGPPGPTGSQGLRGLPGLSGSRGQPGHPGRPGRPGINGLKGEPGFDGEKGSPGRTTIGDQGPPGPPGPMGPQGYGKPGPPGKPGAPGLNGAEGKSGNPGIPGQPGVCDPSMCYGSMMRRDPYSKGPNY is encoded by the exons ATGAGAGGATTAACGGGAATTCACACAAGGGCTTGGACGCTTACCG GTTGTAGGACCGCACCATGTGATTTGGTCTTTATTCTAGACGGCTCGTGGAGCGTTGAAGATGTCAGCTTTGAAATAGTAAAGCGATGGCTTGTCAACATAACAACAAGCTTCAACATTGGACAGAAGTTTACCCAGGTTGGAGTCGTCCAGTACAGCGATGACCCCGTTTTAGAAATACCTCTGGGGAAGTATTCCTCTAACAAAGACCTCATCAAAGCGATGGAGTCCATTGAGTACATGGGGGGAAACACAAGGACAGGGACGGCCATTAAGTTTGCTACAGACAAACTGTTTGGCCTGTCTGAGCGTGGCCCCTTAGGCATTTCCAGAATTGCTGTTGTCCTCACAGATGGGAAGTCTCAAGATGAGGTtttgaaagcagcagaggcagcaagGAAAAAAGGAGTAATTCTGTTTGCCATTGGTGTTGGGTCAGAGACAGAAGACGCCGAGTTGAGGGACATTGCAAACAAGCCATTTTCAACGTATGTCTTCTCCGTTGAGGACTACAAAGGCATTTCCAGGATCATACAGGTCATACGACAGAAACTGTGTGAAG AGACTGTTTGTCCAGCAAGAATTCCTGTAGATTCCCGCGATGAGAAGGGTTTTGACATTCTGTTACATTTAAATTTGGCTAAAAAAGCAAAGAAGACACAAGGGGCATTTTACGGCTCCAAGGCCTACGAAGTGACATCTCGTGTCGACTTGAGTGAAGCTACAAG GAACCTTTTTCCTGATGGGCTGCCTCCATCATACGTTTTTGTGGCCACGCTGAGGTATAAAGGATCAGTGGCGATAGAGGAGTGGGACGTGTGGAGAATACAGACACGTGATGGGAAACCTCAGATGGCGGTGACTCTAAATGGACTGGACCGCACCGTCATGTTCACCACAACCAGCGAAGCACCAAGTGGAACTCAAACagttacattttcacaacagacaGCACGG AAGCTGTTTGATGAGAAATGGCACCAGCTGCGGCTGCTGGTCACTGAGGAGGATGTTACTCTTTATGTTGATGACCTGGAAATTGAAAGCCTATCCTTGGAGCCCCCTGTCGGCATTTTCATCAATGGAAAAACCCAAGTTGGAAAATACgtcagaaaagaaacaacagtgcCA tttgAAATTCAGAAACTTCGCATTTACTGTGACCCTGAGCAGAATACCCGAGAGACTGCGTGTGAAATACCCGGAGTT TGCTCCAACAGTCCTGATTACAGTGAACCAACTCAAGAACCTTGTGTTTGCCCTCCTGGACCCCCAGGACTTCCAGGAATAAAG GGAGAACAAGGAAGTACTGGCAAACCTGGTCAGCTTGGACCTGTTGGTGCTGATGGTAAGCCT GGTATCCCTGGCAGTAGAGGAAGCCCGGGGGTGCCAGGTCCACCAGGAGTAGAG GGTCCACGTGGGTCAGATGGGTACAAAGGGGAACAAGGGAGGCCTGGTGTTTCG GGCGAGAGAGGCATGCCTGGATTACCAGGATCGCCTGGACAACCAGGAGAGAAG ggCTCAATAGGATCCCCGGGAATTACAGGCTTACAAGGAATAGCTGGTCAAGTG GGAGAAAAAGGAAGTATGGGGCCTTCTGGGCCACCAGGTTATCCAGGAGAACCT GGTCTACCTGGCAGAGATGGAAAGGATGGATTTCCAGGGAGACGTGGTCAAaag GGGGAAGCTGGGGCCAGTGGTATTCCTGGTGCTGATGGAAGGGAGGGTCATCCT GGTATGCCTGGGTTGCCAGGAATTGCAGGCCTGAATGGACAAAAG GGGGAAGCTGGTTTGCCTGGACCCAGAGGCTTTAAAGGATCCACTGGACCACCT GGTGAGATGGGCTTACCTGGTGCACCTGGTTTAAAAGGACCAAATGGATCCAAG GGGAATAAGGGCGAAAGTGGGAATCCAGGTATACGAGGAACACCAGGGCCTGCG GGGAGTGCAGGAGAACCAGGAAGAGCAGGCCAGCCAGGGCACCCTGGCATGCCAGGCCTGAAGGGCAGCAAG ggacagagaggaaatcctggtgaaagaggagagacg GGAATGAACGGTGAAAAAGGAGAGCATGGTCGGTCAGGGGAACAT GGTTCCCCTGGTCCACTGGGACTAAAAGGAGAG AAAGGGACAGCAGGGGATCCGGGGCAGAGAGGTCAAGAAGGTCAAGGGGGGCGGCCTGGACAGTCGGGTCAGTCAGGCCCACCGGGCCCCCGAGGGCTGCAGGGGGACACAGGTCCACCTGGCCCACCTGGACCTGAAGGAAGATCT GCGAGTGAGATGTCAGACAATCACATTCGGCAAATCTGCAGAGAGATTCTTCAGT CTGAGCTGCCTTCATTGTTGCTGGTCAACCAGCAGAGTAGCTGTGCCAGATGTCAAAGCCGGCCTGGATCTCCTGGTCCTCCAGGACCAACTGGGTCCCAGGGACTCAGGGGCCTTCCTGGACTTAGTGGCTCCAGGGGACAGCCGGGCCATCCTGGTCGGCCAGGGCGCCCTGGTATTAATGGGCTGAAAG GAGAACCAGGTTTCGACGGTGAGAAGGGAAGCCCTGGTCGAACCACCATTGGAGACCAAGGACCGCCTGGGCCTCCAG GTCCAATGGGTCCCCAGGGGTACGGTAAGCCAGGTCCTCCAGGTAAGCCTGGAGCCCCTGGTCTAAATGGAGCAGAGGGCAAAAGTGGTAATCCTGGCATCCCTGGTCAGCCTGGGGTGTGTGATCCATCCATGTGCTATGGTAGCATGATGAGGCGGGATCCTTACAGCAAGGGGCCAAACTATTGA
- the col21a1 gene encoding collagen alpha-1(XXI) chain isoform X2, translating to MGYKATSMHCVLRCLCFMLLHLFSAAQDEDIRSCRTAPCDLVFILDGSWSVEDVSFEIVKRWLVNITTSFNIGQKFTQVGVVQYSDDPVLEIPLGKYSSNKDLIKAMESIEYMGGNTRTGTAIKFATDKLFGLSERGPLGISRIAVVLTDGKSQDEVLKAAEAARKKGVILFAIGVGSETEDAELRDIANKPFSTYVFSVEDYKGISRIIQVIRQKLCEETVCPARIPVDSRDEKGFDILLHLNLAKKAKKTQGAFYGSKAYEVTSRVDLSEATRNLFPDGLPPSYVFVATLRYKGSVAIEEWDVWRIQTRDGKPQMAVTLNGLDRTVMFTTTSEAPSGTQTVTFSQQTARLFDEKWHQLRLLVTEEDVTLYVDDLEIESLSLEPPVGIFINGKTQVGKYVRKETTVPFEIQKLRIYCDPEQNTRETACEIPGVCSNSPDYSEPTQEPCVCPPGPPGLPGIKGEQGSTGKPGQLGPVGADGKPGIPGSRGSPGVPGPPGVEGPRGSDGYKGEQGRPGVSGERGMPGLPGSPGQPGEKGSIGSPGITGLQGIAGQVGEKGSMGPSGPPGYPGEPGLPGRDGKDGFPGRRGQKGEAGASGIPGADGREGHPGMPGLPGIAGLNGQKGEAGLPGPRGFKGSTGPPGEMGLPGAPGLKGPNGSKGNKGESGNPGIRGTPGPAGSAGEPGRAGQPGHPGMPGLKGSKGQRGNPGERGETGMNGEKGEHGRSGEHGSPGPLGLKGEKGTAGDPGQRGQEGQGGRPGQSGQSGPPGPRGLQGDTGPPGPPGPEGRSASEMSDNHIRQICREILQSELPSLLLVNQQSSCARCQSRPGSPGPPGPTGSQGLRGLPGLSGSRGQPGHPGRPGRPGINGLKGEPGFDGEKGSPGRTTIGDQGPPGPPGPMGPQGYGKPGPPGKPGAPGLNGAEGKSGNPGIPGQPGVCDPSMCYGSMMRRDPYSKGPNY from the exons ATGGGTTACAAAGCGACATCCATGCATTGTGTCTTAAGATGCCTGTGCTTCATGCTTCTCCATTTGTTTAGTGCAGCTCAAGATGAAGACATAAGAA GTTGTAGGACCGCACCATGTGATTTGGTCTTTATTCTAGACGGCTCGTGGAGCGTTGAAGATGTCAGCTTTGAAATAGTAAAGCGATGGCTTGTCAACATAACAACAAGCTTCAACATTGGACAGAAGTTTACCCAGGTTGGAGTCGTCCAGTACAGCGATGACCCCGTTTTAGAAATACCTCTGGGGAAGTATTCCTCTAACAAAGACCTCATCAAAGCGATGGAGTCCATTGAGTACATGGGGGGAAACACAAGGACAGGGACGGCCATTAAGTTTGCTACAGACAAACTGTTTGGCCTGTCTGAGCGTGGCCCCTTAGGCATTTCCAGAATTGCTGTTGTCCTCACAGATGGGAAGTCTCAAGATGAGGTtttgaaagcagcagaggcagcaagGAAAAAAGGAGTAATTCTGTTTGCCATTGGTGTTGGGTCAGAGACAGAAGACGCCGAGTTGAGGGACATTGCAAACAAGCCATTTTCAACGTATGTCTTCTCCGTTGAGGACTACAAAGGCATTTCCAGGATCATACAGGTCATACGACAGAAACTGTGTGAAG AGACTGTTTGTCCAGCAAGAATTCCTGTAGATTCCCGCGATGAGAAGGGTTTTGACATTCTGTTACATTTAAATTTGGCTAAAAAAGCAAAGAAGACACAAGGGGCATTTTACGGCTCCAAGGCCTACGAAGTGACATCTCGTGTCGACTTGAGTGAAGCTACAAG GAACCTTTTTCCTGATGGGCTGCCTCCATCATACGTTTTTGTGGCCACGCTGAGGTATAAAGGATCAGTGGCGATAGAGGAGTGGGACGTGTGGAGAATACAGACACGTGATGGGAAACCTCAGATGGCGGTGACTCTAAATGGACTGGACCGCACCGTCATGTTCACCACAACCAGCGAAGCACCAAGTGGAACTCAAACagttacattttcacaacagacaGCACGG CTGTTTGATGAGAAATGGCACCAGCTGCGGCTGCTGGTCACTGAGGAGGATGTTACTCTTTATGTTGATGACCTGGAAATTGAAAGCCTATCCTTGGAGCCCCCTGTCGGCATTTTCATCAATGGAAAAACCCAAGTTGGAAAATACgtcagaaaagaaacaacagtgcCA tttgAAATTCAGAAACTTCGCATTTACTGTGACCCTGAGCAGAATACCCGAGAGACTGCGTGTGAAATACCCGGAGTT TGCTCCAACAGTCCTGATTACAGTGAACCAACTCAAGAACCTTGTGTTTGCCCTCCTGGACCCCCAGGACTTCCAGGAATAAAG GGAGAACAAGGAAGTACTGGCAAACCTGGTCAGCTTGGACCTGTTGGTGCTGATGGTAAGCCT GGTATCCCTGGCAGTAGAGGAAGCCCGGGGGTGCCAGGTCCACCAGGAGTAGAG GGTCCACGTGGGTCAGATGGGTACAAAGGGGAACAAGGGAGGCCTGGTGTTTCG GGCGAGAGAGGCATGCCTGGATTACCAGGATCGCCTGGACAACCAGGAGAGAAG ggCTCAATAGGATCCCCGGGAATTACAGGCTTACAAGGAATAGCTGGTCAAGTG GGAGAAAAAGGAAGTATGGGGCCTTCTGGGCCACCAGGTTATCCAGGAGAACCT GGTCTACCTGGCAGAGATGGAAAGGATGGATTTCCAGGGAGACGTGGTCAAaag GGGGAAGCTGGGGCCAGTGGTATTCCTGGTGCTGATGGAAGGGAGGGTCATCCT GGTATGCCTGGGTTGCCAGGAATTGCAGGCCTGAATGGACAAAAG GGGGAAGCTGGTTTGCCTGGACCCAGAGGCTTTAAAGGATCCACTGGACCACCT GGTGAGATGGGCTTACCTGGTGCACCTGGTTTAAAAGGACCAAATGGATCCAAG GGGAATAAGGGCGAAAGTGGGAATCCAGGTATACGAGGAACACCAGGGCCTGCG GGGAGTGCAGGAGAACCAGGAAGAGCAGGCCAGCCAGGGCACCCTGGCATGCCAGGCCTGAAGGGCAGCAAG ggacagagaggaaatcctggtgaaagaggagagacg GGAATGAACGGTGAAAAAGGAGAGCATGGTCGGTCAGGGGAACAT GGTTCCCCTGGTCCACTGGGACTAAAAGGAGAG AAAGGGACAGCAGGGGATCCGGGGCAGAGAGGTCAAGAAGGTCAAGGGGGGCGGCCTGGACAGTCGGGTCAGTCAGGCCCACCGGGCCCCCGAGGGCTGCAGGGGGACACAGGTCCACCTGGCCCACCTGGACCTGAAGGAAGATCT GCGAGTGAGATGTCAGACAATCACATTCGGCAAATCTGCAGAGAGATTCTTCAGT CTGAGCTGCCTTCATTGTTGCTGGTCAACCAGCAGAGTAGCTGTGCCAGATGTCAAAGCCGGCCTGGATCTCCTGGTCCTCCAGGACCAACTGGGTCCCAGGGACTCAGGGGCCTTCCTGGACTTAGTGGCTCCAGGGGACAGCCGGGCCATCCTGGTCGGCCAGGGCGCCCTGGTATTAATGGGCTGAAAG GAGAACCAGGTTTCGACGGTGAGAAGGGAAGCCCTGGTCGAACCACCATTGGAGACCAAGGACCGCCTGGGCCTCCAG GTCCAATGGGTCCCCAGGGGTACGGTAAGCCAGGTCCTCCAGGTAAGCCTGGAGCCCCTGGTCTAAATGGAGCAGAGGGCAAAAGTGGTAATCCTGGCATCCCTGGTCAGCCTGGGGTGTGTGATCCATCCATGTGCTATGGTAGCATGATGAGGCGGGATCCTTACAGCAAGGGGCCAAACTATTGA
- the col21a1 gene encoding collagen alpha-1(XXI) chain isoform X1, producing the protein MGYKATSMHCVLRCLCFMLLHLFSAAQDEDIRSCRTAPCDLVFILDGSWSVEDVSFEIVKRWLVNITTSFNIGQKFTQVGVVQYSDDPVLEIPLGKYSSNKDLIKAMESIEYMGGNTRTGTAIKFATDKLFGLSERGPLGISRIAVVLTDGKSQDEVLKAAEAARKKGVILFAIGVGSETEDAELRDIANKPFSTYVFSVEDYKGISRIIQVIRQKLCEETVCPARIPVDSRDEKGFDILLHLNLAKKAKKTQGAFYGSKAYEVTSRVDLSEATRNLFPDGLPPSYVFVATLRYKGSVAIEEWDVWRIQTRDGKPQMAVTLNGLDRTVMFTTTSEAPSGTQTVTFSQQTARKLFDEKWHQLRLLVTEEDVTLYVDDLEIESLSLEPPVGIFINGKTQVGKYVRKETTVPFEIQKLRIYCDPEQNTRETACEIPGVCSNSPDYSEPTQEPCVCPPGPPGLPGIKGEQGSTGKPGQLGPVGADGKPGIPGSRGSPGVPGPPGVEGPRGSDGYKGEQGRPGVSGERGMPGLPGSPGQPGEKGSIGSPGITGLQGIAGQVGEKGSMGPSGPPGYPGEPGLPGRDGKDGFPGRRGQKGEAGASGIPGADGREGHPGMPGLPGIAGLNGQKGEAGLPGPRGFKGSTGPPGEMGLPGAPGLKGPNGSKGNKGESGNPGIRGTPGPAGSAGEPGRAGQPGHPGMPGLKGSKGQRGNPGERGETGMNGEKGEHGRSGEHGSPGPLGLKGEKGTAGDPGQRGQEGQGGRPGQSGQSGPPGPRGLQGDTGPPGPPGPEGRSASEMSDNHIRQICREILQSELPSLLLVNQQSSCARCQSRPGSPGPPGPTGSQGLRGLPGLSGSRGQPGHPGRPGRPGINGLKGEPGFDGEKGSPGRTTIGDQGPPGPPGPMGPQGYGKPGPPGKPGAPGLNGAEGKSGNPGIPGQPGVCDPSMCYGSMMRRDPYSKGPNY; encoded by the exons ATGGGTTACAAAGCGACATCCATGCATTGTGTCTTAAGATGCCTGTGCTTCATGCTTCTCCATTTGTTTAGTGCAGCTCAAGATGAAGACATAAGAA GTTGTAGGACCGCACCATGTGATTTGGTCTTTATTCTAGACGGCTCGTGGAGCGTTGAAGATGTCAGCTTTGAAATAGTAAAGCGATGGCTTGTCAACATAACAACAAGCTTCAACATTGGACAGAAGTTTACCCAGGTTGGAGTCGTCCAGTACAGCGATGACCCCGTTTTAGAAATACCTCTGGGGAAGTATTCCTCTAACAAAGACCTCATCAAAGCGATGGAGTCCATTGAGTACATGGGGGGAAACACAAGGACAGGGACGGCCATTAAGTTTGCTACAGACAAACTGTTTGGCCTGTCTGAGCGTGGCCCCTTAGGCATTTCCAGAATTGCTGTTGTCCTCACAGATGGGAAGTCTCAAGATGAGGTtttgaaagcagcagaggcagcaagGAAAAAAGGAGTAATTCTGTTTGCCATTGGTGTTGGGTCAGAGACAGAAGACGCCGAGTTGAGGGACATTGCAAACAAGCCATTTTCAACGTATGTCTTCTCCGTTGAGGACTACAAAGGCATTTCCAGGATCATACAGGTCATACGACAGAAACTGTGTGAAG AGACTGTTTGTCCAGCAAGAATTCCTGTAGATTCCCGCGATGAGAAGGGTTTTGACATTCTGTTACATTTAAATTTGGCTAAAAAAGCAAAGAAGACACAAGGGGCATTTTACGGCTCCAAGGCCTACGAAGTGACATCTCGTGTCGACTTGAGTGAAGCTACAAG GAACCTTTTTCCTGATGGGCTGCCTCCATCATACGTTTTTGTGGCCACGCTGAGGTATAAAGGATCAGTGGCGATAGAGGAGTGGGACGTGTGGAGAATACAGACACGTGATGGGAAACCTCAGATGGCGGTGACTCTAAATGGACTGGACCGCACCGTCATGTTCACCACAACCAGCGAAGCACCAAGTGGAACTCAAACagttacattttcacaacagacaGCACGG AAGCTGTTTGATGAGAAATGGCACCAGCTGCGGCTGCTGGTCACTGAGGAGGATGTTACTCTTTATGTTGATGACCTGGAAATTGAAAGCCTATCCTTGGAGCCCCCTGTCGGCATTTTCATCAATGGAAAAACCCAAGTTGGAAAATACgtcagaaaagaaacaacagtgcCA tttgAAATTCAGAAACTTCGCATTTACTGTGACCCTGAGCAGAATACCCGAGAGACTGCGTGTGAAATACCCGGAGTT TGCTCCAACAGTCCTGATTACAGTGAACCAACTCAAGAACCTTGTGTTTGCCCTCCTGGACCCCCAGGACTTCCAGGAATAAAG GGAGAACAAGGAAGTACTGGCAAACCTGGTCAGCTTGGACCTGTTGGTGCTGATGGTAAGCCT GGTATCCCTGGCAGTAGAGGAAGCCCGGGGGTGCCAGGTCCACCAGGAGTAGAG GGTCCACGTGGGTCAGATGGGTACAAAGGGGAACAAGGGAGGCCTGGTGTTTCG GGCGAGAGAGGCATGCCTGGATTACCAGGATCGCCTGGACAACCAGGAGAGAAG ggCTCAATAGGATCCCCGGGAATTACAGGCTTACAAGGAATAGCTGGTCAAGTG GGAGAAAAAGGAAGTATGGGGCCTTCTGGGCCACCAGGTTATCCAGGAGAACCT GGTCTACCTGGCAGAGATGGAAAGGATGGATTTCCAGGGAGACGTGGTCAAaag GGGGAAGCTGGGGCCAGTGGTATTCCTGGTGCTGATGGAAGGGAGGGTCATCCT GGTATGCCTGGGTTGCCAGGAATTGCAGGCCTGAATGGACAAAAG GGGGAAGCTGGTTTGCCTGGACCCAGAGGCTTTAAAGGATCCACTGGACCACCT GGTGAGATGGGCTTACCTGGTGCACCTGGTTTAAAAGGACCAAATGGATCCAAG GGGAATAAGGGCGAAAGTGGGAATCCAGGTATACGAGGAACACCAGGGCCTGCG GGGAGTGCAGGAGAACCAGGAAGAGCAGGCCAGCCAGGGCACCCTGGCATGCCAGGCCTGAAGGGCAGCAAG ggacagagaggaaatcctggtgaaagaggagagacg GGAATGAACGGTGAAAAAGGAGAGCATGGTCGGTCAGGGGAACAT GGTTCCCCTGGTCCACTGGGACTAAAAGGAGAG AAAGGGACAGCAGGGGATCCGGGGCAGAGAGGTCAAGAAGGTCAAGGGGGGCGGCCTGGACAGTCGGGTCAGTCAGGCCCACCGGGCCCCCGAGGGCTGCAGGGGGACACAGGTCCACCTGGCCCACCTGGACCTGAAGGAAGATCT GCGAGTGAGATGTCAGACAATCACATTCGGCAAATCTGCAGAGAGATTCTTCAGT CTGAGCTGCCTTCATTGTTGCTGGTCAACCAGCAGAGTAGCTGTGCCAGATGTCAAAGCCGGCCTGGATCTCCTGGTCCTCCAGGACCAACTGGGTCCCAGGGACTCAGGGGCCTTCCTGGACTTAGTGGCTCCAGGGGACAGCCGGGCCATCCTGGTCGGCCAGGGCGCCCTGGTATTAATGGGCTGAAAG GAGAACCAGGTTTCGACGGTGAGAAGGGAAGCCCTGGTCGAACCACCATTGGAGACCAAGGACCGCCTGGGCCTCCAG GTCCAATGGGTCCCCAGGGGTACGGTAAGCCAGGTCCTCCAGGTAAGCCTGGAGCCCCTGGTCTAAATGGAGCAGAGGGCAAAAGTGGTAATCCTGGCATCCCTGGTCAGCCTGGGGTGTGTGATCCATCCATGTGCTATGGTAGCATGATGAGGCGGGATCCTTACAGCAAGGGGCCAAACTATTGA